The genomic DNA TACTCAATACTTCCCATGTCATACCCTGGTCTTCCTCTCCTGATCGTACTCTTTAAACCTATCTGATTGTATCACGGCAACATGGATTTGCAACCATTTTTGCCGTAGTGTTTGTGAGGAATATTTGATATGATTGGTCTGTTGGTCTGCAGTATTAAGTGAGACTGTGAGCCGGCGCAAAGGAATTCGAAAAGCAGAAGGGAATTTATAGACATGTTTGATCAATTAAAACACGGAGAGGTCCTGCAGCCGCTTGCCCGATCCGTTGAACAATCCATAGCCCATATCCATGCAGCCATTGATGAGCGGGCAGAACGAAATCAATTCAATGTATTAACTTCTTTTCAGAAGCATCGTGTGAGTGACTCCCATTTCAACCCTTCGACAGGGTATGGGTACGATGATGCAGGAAGGGATACTTTAGAGAGCATTTACGCAGATGTGTTCGGCGGAGAGGCGGGGCTCGTTCGTCCCCAGATCATCTCGGGCACACATGCGATATCCATCGCACTCTTCGGCATCCTCCGTCCAGGAGATGAATTGGTATACATAACAGGAAAGCCTTACGACACCCTTGAAGAAATTGTCGGGATCAGAGGGAAGGGTGCAGGCTCCCTGAAGGACTTCCATATCGACTACCGGAGCATCGACCTTACTTCCGACGGTAAAGTAGACTTCGGTGCAGTAAGAGAGGCGCTGGGCACCAAAACGAAAATGGTGGGGATCCAGCGTTCGAAGGGATACGCCAACCGTCCTTCCTTCACAGTGGAAGAGATCAAAGCCATGATTGATTTCGTCAAAGAGATCGATCCATCGATCGTCGTTTTCGTTGATAACTGCTACGGTGAATTTGTTGAAGACCGTGAACCATGCCATGTCGGAGCCGACCTTATGGCGGGATCGCTCATAAAGAATCCCGGGGGCGGACTTGCGAAAACGGGAGGATATATCGTAGGGAAGAAGGAATTGGTCGAAGCGTGTTCGTACCGCATGACGTCGCCGGGTATCGGTGCGGAGGCGGGGGCTTCCCTCTACAGTCTTCAGGAAATGTATCAAGGATTTTTCCTCGCTCCCCACGTGGTGGCGCAATCCTTGAAAGGGGCCGTCTTTACTAGTGCTTTCCTGACAGAGCTCGGGATGGATACGAATCCAGCCCCTGATGCTCCCCGTACCGATTTGATCCAATCTGTCCAATTCGGTGATCGGGACCGGATGGTCGCTTTCTGTCAGGCTATTCAATTCGCTTCACCCGTGAATTCTCATTTCACCCCATATCCCAACTATATGCCTGGATATGTGGATGATGTCATCATGGCTGCAGGCACGTTCGTTCAGGGGGCGAGCATCGAATTGTCGGCTGACGGACCATTAAGGCCTCCATACGTTGCATATGTACAGGGGGGACTGACCTATTCCCATGTGAAGATCGCGGTGTGCACGGCCGTCGATGAATTGATCGAAAAAGGTTTTATGCCCCATTTAAAAGGTTAATATGATAAGTACAAAAGGATAGTCGATCAGTGACTATCCTTTTGTTGTTGACCCGAGCACAACATACCGCAAAAAGAATCACACTATTCAAAATGGATGATCAAAAAATATGTAAGGTAATCTAACATATTATTGACAGAATTCCTGACATTGAATATAATGAACACATGAACGAACAACAAAGGGGGAATCACGATGAGCGGAAGTGAAATTCGTCGAACGATGGCATTGTTCCCAATTAGCATTGTCATGCAGCTCACGGACTTGACGGCTCGTCAGATTCGATACTATGAAGAGCATGAATTGATCAATCCGGCCCGTACGGAAGGAAATCGAAGGCTCTTCTCCCTGAACGACATCGATAAACTCCTGGAGGTCAAGGATCTTTTGGAACAAGGGATCAACATGGCCGGCATCAAAAGGATTTTCGCTGTCTCGGGTCAGGAAACGAAAGTAGCATCTGACGTTAGTGGCAAGAAGGAAGAAAAAGCACGGCAGGATCTTTCTGACGATGATCTCCGCAAGCTGCTCCGGAATGAATTGATGCATTCCGGGCGCTTTAGCAAAACATCTCTTCGTCAAGGTGACATGTCACGCTTCTTTCATTAAATAAACCTTTACTAAACCTGAGGAGGAATTACGCAAAATGGCAAAGTATACTCGTGAAGATGTACTAAGATTGGCGAATGAAGAAGGTGTTAAATTCATCCGTCTCCAGTTCACAGACATCCTGGGAACGATCAAAAACGTGGAAATCCCTTTCAGTCAGCTTGAAAAGGCGCTTGACAACAAAATGATGTTCGATGGTTCTTCCATTGAAGGATTTGTACGGATCGAAGAATCCGATATGTATCTATTCCCGGATCTTGATACGTGGTTGGTATTCCCTTGGACAGCCGAAAAAGGGAAGGTTGCCCGTTTGATCTGTGACATCTATAACCCAGATGGAACTCCGTTCGAAGGAGATCCGCGTAATAACCTCAAACGTATTCTGAGCCAAATGGAAGAGCTTGGATTTACTGATTTTAACCTCGGGCCTGAACCGGAATTCTTCCTATTCAAGCTGGATGTGAATGGTGAACCGACCCTCGAATTGAATGATAACGGAGGATACTTCGATCTTGCACCTACGGATCTTGGGGAAAACTGCCGTCGCGATATCGCACTTGAACTTGAAGAAATGGGCTTTGAAATCGAAGCTTCCCACCATGAGGTTGCTCCTGGTCAGCACGAGATCGATTTCAAATATGCCAATGCCCTCAAGGCTTGTGACGACATTCAAACATTCAAACTCGTTGTTAAGACCATTGCCCGCAAACACGGACTGCATGCTACCTTCATGCCAAAACCGTTGTTCGGGGTGAATGGTTCCGGAATGCACTGCAATATGTCACTTTTCAAAAGCGGCGTGAACTCATTCTTCGATGAAAAAGGCGATCTTCAATTGAGCGATACAGCGCGTCAATTCCTTGCCGGTATCATTAAACACGCAACGAGCTTCACGGCCATTACAAACCCTACGGTCAACTCTTATAAACGTCTTGTTCCAGGGTACGAAGCTCCATGTTATGTTGCATGGTCTGCGCGTAACCGCAGCCCGCTCATCCGTATCCCGGCATCACGCGGTCTAAGCACGCGCGTTGAGGTGCGAAGCGTCGATCCGGCAGCCAATCCATATCTTGCGATGAGTGTACTGCTTGCCGCCGGTCTTGATGGAATCAAGAACAGCTTGGAAGCACCTAAGCCAATTGACCGTAACATCTACGTTATGGACAAAAAAGAGCGTGAAGAAGCAGGAATCACAGATCTGCCGGCAACCCTTCATGCTGCACTTGAACAGCTGAAAACAAATGAAGTCATCGTTGGTGCTCTTGGTGAGCATATCTTCGAACACTTTGTAGAAGCGAAAGAAATCGAGTGGGATATGTTCCGTACACAAGTTCATCCTTGGGAGCGCGAGCAATATATCCAAATGTATTAATCTATTGAAAAAGACCCCGGAAGGATTTAATCCTTCCGGGGTCTTTTTTGTAGATTGAAAGAATGAGCTTAGCGCAATCTTCACCGATGGCGGGTTCCATGGGAAAACATACCTTTGTTCTTGGGGAAGGGATTAACCCTTCTCGAACCAAACGTTTTCTTGGATAGGATCATGGCCATGATCCATCCGTCAGGCTGTCAAAGAAGTTTTATCATCTGTCAGCAGTAGAAGCGAGTCCTGAATCTTTTTACTTGTAGAGCTTAGTCCGATCGTCTCCACTTTACAGCCTTGATTTTTGCATTTGGCCAGGACTTTCGCGATGGCTGCTACTGCAGATTCATCCCAGATGTGGGCATGGGAAAGATCGATCTTAACGTACTGAACTTCGCCGGTCAGTTGAATGGAGCCTACGAACGTATCCACTGATGCAAAGAATAGTTGGCCTTCAACCGTGAACTTGCGCTTAACACCATCCACTTCTTCCGTAACCTTCAACTTTGATAGTTTGGCCACAAAGATCATGGCACTCAGCAATACCCCTGCAATAACACCTTTTGATAGATCATGAGTGGCAACCACGATCGCCACGGTGATGAGCATCACTGCGGCATCTCCTTTAGGGGCTTTCCAGATATAACGAAAGGAAGACCAGTCGAAGGTACCGACAGAGACCATGATCATGATTCCGGCAAGAACGGCCATGGGAATCTTCACAACAAGGTCCCCAAGTACAATGATGAGAAACATCAGGAAGGCCCCGGCTACGAATGTGGACAAGCGCCCGCGTCCTCCGGACTTTACATTGATCACCGACTGACCGATCATCGCGCATCCGGCCATCCCACCGAAGAATCCATTAATGATATTGGCGACTCCCTGACCCCTTGCTTCCTGATTTTTATTGCTGTCCGTATCCGTCATGTCATCAACGATTGAGGCCGTCATGAGGGATTCAAGCAGTCCTACAATCGCTAGGGCGAGTGAGTAGGGGAAAATGATGCTCAATGTTTCAAATGAAAACGGTACATCAGGAAGGAAGAACGAAGGCAAGGTCTGGCTTATCGTCCCCAGATCTCCTACGGTCCTCAAGTCTGCTTGTGAAAACAAGGCAATGGCGGTTAGTACCACAATGGCTACAAGTGGTGCAGGGATGGACTTGACGAACCGTGGGAGTACATACACAATCACCAACGTCACCGCCACAAATACATAGGTCATCCCGTTGATATTGAAGAAGTGAGGCACTTGTGCCGAAAAAATCAGGATGGCCAGTGCATTCACGAAGCCGATCATCACAGCACGGGGTATGAATTTCATGAGTCTCGCGATTTTACATACACCGAACAGGAGTTGGAAGATTCCCGTCAAGATGGTGGCCGCCAACAGATAATTCAACCCGTAATCTTTGACAAGCGGGACCATGACGAGTGCCATGGCACCGGTAGCAGCAGAAATCATGGCCGGTCTTCCGCCTACAAAGGAAATAATGACGGCAATGCAGAAAGAAGCATATAGCCCGACCATGGGATCGACACCGGCTATGATGGAAAAGGCAATGGCTTCCGGAATGAGGGCAAGTGCGACGACGATCCCGGAAAGGATGTCTCCCTTGACATTCGAAAACCACTGCTGTTTTATGGTATTCTTCATATTGTCACCTCGTAGAAATCGTAAATTTACGTTCAATAAAAAACAGTTTATCACCGACTTTCCCAAAAGTGAACCTTTTTGGGAAAGTTATTCAAGAATAGGTTGGGGAGGGAAGAGACGCCTATGATCATCGGATACTACAGACCGAGCTTTGAGGATCCAGAAGGACGGCAACAGGAAACAGAGCTCCTGAAGATAGAATGCAAGGTTTTATACAGGGAGGAACATTCTTCACCTAAGAGAAGGGTAAAACTGGAAGAACTGCTAGCCGTAGTTGGGGAAGGAGATACGGTCGTGGTCACTTCCTTAATCGACTTCGCTGATTCCAGCCGACAGTTACTGGAGCTATTGAACCAGCTTGAAGCGAAAGGTACACGCTTCATTTCTATATCAGAAGGGCTGTCGACCAGTCCGGGGCAGTCGTACCGTTTTCAGGAAGTCCTTGAGCATCTTATAAGCTTTCAAAGCGATGTGATCAGTGAAAGGACAAAAAAAGGCATAGGTGAAGCGAAAGAGAAGGGAGTCAGTACGGGACGGCCGCGCAAGCCGGATGAAAATGTAAAAAAGGCGATCGACATGTACGAAACGAAAACCTACAGTCTTTCAGAAATCAAAGAGAAGACGGGCATCAGTAAGTCCACCCTCTACCGATATCTCGAAAGATAGCAAAAAAGAGCTCCGGTCACATGTGACCGGAGCTCTTTTCTAGATATCATTAATGAACTTGCCGGTAGACACCAACGACTTTCCCGAGGATCGATACATTGCGGAGGATGATCGGGTCCATGGAAGAGTTTTCAGGCTGGAGCCTTACGAAATCCTTTTCTTTGAAGAAACGTTTCACGGTCGCCTCATCCTCTTCAGTCATGGCGACGACGATCTCACCATTGTTGGCTGTCTGCTGCTGCCTTACGATGACGAAATCACCGTCGAGGATCCCGGCTTCAATCATACTGTCACCCATGATTTCAAGCATAAAGATATGCTCGTCAGCCGGAGCCATTCTCTCTGGGAGAGGGAAGTATTCTTCGACGTTTTCAACCGCTGTGATCGGTTGACCCGCCGTGACTTTCCCGATGAGGGGAACATTCACGACATTGTGACGGGGGATCGAGTCTTCCACAAGGTCGAGGATCTCAATGGCTCTTGGCTTGGTCGGATCCCTGCGGATGAGACCTTTGCTTTCAAGTCGGGCCAGGTGGCCGTGGACAGTAGAACTTGAAGCCAGTCCCACCGCTTCCCCGATTTCGCGCACGGAAGGCGGATAGCCTTTTTCTTTCACGGAGCTTTTGATATATTCCAAGATATCCTGCTGCCGTTTGGATAGTTTTGTCATAGTCACGCACCTCTATCTATCGATCTTATGTTCCCATTATAACATGGTGGTGGGAACGATACAAACATAAGTTCGAATTTTTGATTGACTCCAAACGGATGTTCGTATTATGATGGATGTAACAAATAGAACAAACATTCGTATGGAGGGAATCATTATGGCAGGGAAACTTTGGGCGAATTACTCATATATACTTGTATTTTTTGGCTTGGCACTTGTGGCATCAATCTATTTCATTCTTCAAATGGAAGACGGAGTATCTTATCATAGTATAGAGGTGCAGGAGGGCGATACGCTCTGGACCATTGCAGATCAATACAGCAGCGACTCTTCCATGTCCACCGATGAATTTATCAAATGGGTGGGTGAACAGAATAATCTGGCCACCTATACAATTTCTGCGGGTGATTCCCTTGTGCTCCCAGTCAAAAAAAAGCTCGGGATCAACGGGGATTATCAGTATGTCATGAACGAGGAATAGAGGGGTTTTGAATGAATGCAATCATCTACTGTCGGGTGAGCACGAAGAAGGATACACAGGAAACATCACTCGAGCGTCAGGAAGAAGAGCTGGCGAAACTTGCACGGGAGTACGGAATGCAGGTTTCATCGGTCATAAGGGATCAGGCAAGTGGCTATGACCTTGACCGGCCTGGCGTTCTCGAGATGCTTGATCTTGTAAGGGATCAGGCGATCGATGCAGTGTTGATCCAGGATGAGACAAGGATCGGAAGGGGAAATGCGAAGATTGCCCTGATCCATTGCCTTTTGAAGGAGGATGTCAAGATTATCAGTCAGTCCCAGAGCGGGGAGCTGCATCTGTCGGACTCTGACTCCATGGTCATTAACATCGTAAGCATGGTGGAGGAATATCAGCGCAAGCTGCATAATTTGAAGATCAAAAGAGGCATGAAACGGGCCGTGGCGAACGGATTCCGTCCCCAGAAGAATTTGAAGAACAAGGGGAATATTGAGGGTAGGGAGCGTAAGGAAGTCCCCGTTGAAGAAATTGTCAGGCTGCGCAAGAATGAATTGACCTTTGCAGAGATTGCCGCTACTCTTCGGGGATTCGGCTATGATGTTTCGAAGGCAACCGTTCATAGGCGTTATAAAGAGCATATGGATGCAGTCGATCAAGCGTAACCCTTGTCATCCCCTATTATATTTAGTAACATGTCGTTATACGTTACCGAAATCAAAGGGGTTTTATAGATGCTTTCAAAAGAAAAGATGAACCGGATCAATGAATTATCCAAAAAATCTAAGTCTACCGGACTTTCAGCAGATGAAGCGAAGGAACAGACCAGATTGAGGAAAGAATATCTTGAGACGTTCCGCCAATCCATGAAAGGGACCATTGAAAACACCAGGATCTTTGATCCCGATGGAAATGAAGTGACGCCCAAGAAGATACAGGAAATTCAAAACAAAAAGAAACACTGATTCTCAGTAGTCAATACTGGATCACGCGGACTTCAAAGCGTGATCCTTTTTATTATGCAAAAAAAGTGCCAGTAATTCCGAACGGATATCAGTTTTAACAAAAAGGAAGACGTGGTATCATTCAAGATAGTTGTATAAACAGCCAAAGAAGATTAATATTAAGTAGAGATTGAAAAGGAAGGATGTCTGACATGTTTGATAAAACAGATCAATTAGCAATTAACACAATCCGAACGTTATCGATCGATGCGATCGAAAAGGCAAACTCCGGTCATCCGGGAATGCCGATGGGTGCAGCTCCTATGGCGTATGCTCTATGGACACGCTTCATGAACCATAACCCCAAAAATCCACATTGGTTTAACCGTGACCGTTTCGTTCTCTCTGCAGGACATGGGTCAATGCTTTTATACAGCTTGCTTCACCTTTCAGGCTATGATGTTTCCATGGATGACCTGAAGAATTTCCGCCAGTGGGGCAGTAAAACACCAGGACACCCTGAGTATAAACATACAGCAGGTGTAGAAGCGACAACAGGTCCACTTGGACAAGGAATCGCGATGGCAGTTGGTATGGCCATGGCTGAGAGACATATGGCAGCCACTTATAATAAAGAGGGCCACGACATCATCGATCACTTTACATATTCCATCTGTGGAGACGGAGATTTGATGGAGGGCGTTTCAGCTGAGGCGGCCTCACTTGCTGCTCACTTGAAATTGGGCCGCTTGGTCGTTCTTTATGATTCAAATGATATTTCCCTTGACGGGGAACTTGATAAGTCATTCTCTGAAAGTGTCAAAGGCCGTTTCGAATCTTACGGTTGGCAATATGTCCGCGTGGAAGATGGAAATGATCTTGATGAGATTTCCAAAGCCATCGAAGAAGCACAAGGTGATACAAGCCGCCCTACAATGATCGAAGTGAAAACGGTCATCGGCTACGGTGCACCTAATAAATCTGGTAAGTCTGCTGTTCATGGTGCTCCACTCGGGGAAGACGAGATGAAACTGACGAAGGATTACTATAAATGGACGTTCGAACAAGACTTCCATGTTCCGGATGAAGTCTACGCCCGTTTTGAAGAGAAAATCCAACAGGTAGGTAGTGAAAAAGAGGAAGCATGGGCGAAGAAATTCGTTGCGTATCAAGATGCGCTTCCAGAGCTTTCTGCTCAGCTGGAAACAGCGATCAGAGGCGATTTGGCCGAAGGATGGGACAAAGAAATCCCGGTTTACGAAGAGGGAAGCTCATTGGCAAGCCGTGCTTCTTCAGGAGACGTGCTGAATGCCATCGCTAAAAACCTGCCAACCTTCATCGGTGGATCTGCCGACCTTGCCGGGTCCAACAAAACGAACATCAAAGGCGAAGCAGACTTCTCTGCAGAAGCGTATGATGGACGTAATATTTGGTTCGGTGTCCGTGAATTTGCCATGGGTGCAGCCATGAACGGTATGGCTCTGCACGGTGGACTGCAAGTGTTTGGTGGAACATTCTTTGTGTTCAGTGACTATCTGCGTCCTGCCATCCGTTTGGCAGCTTTGATGGGACTTCCGGTCACATACGTCTTCACCCATGATAGTATCGCAGTCGGAGAAGATGGACCTACACATGAGCCTGTAGAACAGCTTGCATCACTCCGTGCCCTGCCGAATCTATCTGTCATTCGACCTGCAGACGGCAATGAGGTAGCCGCTGCGTGGAGGCTTGCTGTCGAGTCGAAAGATCAGCCGACCATGCTTGTACTTTCGCGTCAGAACCTGCCTACCATGAAGTCATCTGCTGATAAAGCATATAACGGTGTTAGCAAGGGTGCGTATGTAGCTTCTCCTGCCGGCAAAGAACAGCCTGATGCCATTTTGATTGCTACCGGTTCAGAAGTGGGTCTTGCCCTGGACGCTCAAAAAGCACTCGAAAAAGACGGAATCAATACATCTGTCGTCAGCATGCCGTCTTGGGATCGTTTCGAAAAGCAATCTCCGGAATACAAGGAGTCCATCCTTCCGAAAAGCGTGAAGAAACGTCTTGCCATCGAGATGGGTTCACCACTCGGATGGGATCGTTACGTTGGTGACGAAGGTGACATCCTGGCCATTGACGGCTTCGGTGCTTCAGCTCCTGGAGAAAAAGTGATGGAAGAGTACGGATTTACAACAAATAATGTTGTATCCCGTATCAAAGCCCTTCTTCAAAAGTAAGACATTTTAAGCCGGCTCATCCATTGAGCCGGCTTTTTTAGGTGGTGTAATAGATGGAAATCATTTATGAACAGCAAAAAGACCGAAGCGCCTTCATCCCCCTTTTGATGCTGGCTGATGAATCGGAAGCCGTAGTAAGAAGCTATCTGGAAGATGGGGAAGTGTACACCTTCTCAAACGCTGGAGAGACCGTAGGGATTATGCTCATGGTGGCAGTGGATTCATCCACCATCGAGATTAAGAACATGGCGGTGGTAGATTCAGCGCGTGGACAGGGGACCGGCCGACAGATGATCAAGGAGATGGAAAAAAAGGTGAAGAATTCAGGGTATCGAACCATACTGGTCGGGACGTCAAATTCGTCCATAGGCAACCTGATATTCTATCAAAAATGCGGTTTTCGATTTGAATCCATCAAAAAAGATTTCTTCTTGGCCTATCCGGAGCCATTCTATGAGAATGGAATAAGAGGTTTGGATATGGTGATGCTGAAAAAAGAATTGGGCTGAAACGGTGATTCGACAAAACTAGTCCATCTTCTCAACAATTTCTGACAACTCCTCTTCCTATGATTGGGTATACTGAATAGTATAATGGGAGGGGGAGTAACTGTGCGACGCTATCAGGTCTATTGGATTGCAGAGGAGTTTGCCCAG from Rossellomorea marisflavi includes the following:
- a CDS encoding aminotransferase class I/II-fold pyridoxal phosphate-dependent enzyme produces the protein MFDQLKHGEVLQPLARSVEQSIAHIHAAIDERAERNQFNVLTSFQKHRVSDSHFNPSTGYGYDDAGRDTLESIYADVFGGEAGLVRPQIISGTHAISIALFGILRPGDELVYITGKPYDTLEEIVGIRGKGAGSLKDFHIDYRSIDLTSDGKVDFGAVREALGTKTKMVGIQRSKGYANRPSFTVEEIKAMIDFVKEIDPSIVVFVDNCYGEFVEDREPCHVGADLMAGSLIKNPGGGLAKTGGYIVGKKELVEACSYRMTSPGIGAEAGASLYSLQEMYQGFFLAPHVVAQSLKGAVFTSAFLTELGMDTNPAPDAPRTDLIQSVQFGDRDRMVAFCQAIQFASPVNSHFTPYPNYMPGYVDDVIMAAGTFVQGASIELSADGPLRPPYVAYVQGGLTYSHVKIAVCTAVDELIEKGFMPHLKG
- a CDS encoding MerR family transcriptional regulator, with the protein product MSGSEIRRTMALFPISIVMQLTDLTARQIRYYEEHELINPARTEGNRRLFSLNDIDKLLEVKDLLEQGINMAGIKRIFAVSGQETKVASDVSGKKEEKARQDLSDDDLRKLLRNELMHSGRFSKTSLRQGDMSRFFH
- the glnA gene encoding type I glutamate--ammonia ligase, with the protein product MAKYTREDVLRLANEEGVKFIRLQFTDILGTIKNVEIPFSQLEKALDNKMMFDGSSIEGFVRIEESDMYLFPDLDTWLVFPWTAEKGKVARLICDIYNPDGTPFEGDPRNNLKRILSQMEELGFTDFNLGPEPEFFLFKLDVNGEPTLELNDNGGYFDLAPTDLGENCRRDIALELEEMGFEIEASHHEVAPGQHEIDFKYANALKACDDIQTFKLVVKTIARKHGLHATFMPKPLFGVNGSGMHCNMSLFKSGVNSFFDEKGDLQLSDTARQFLAGIIKHATSFTAITNPTVNSYKRLVPGYEAPCYVAWSARNRSPLIRIPASRGLSTRVEVRSVDPAANPYLAMSVLLAAGLDGIKNSLEAPKPIDRNIYVMDKKEREEAGITDLPATLHAALEQLKTNEVIVGALGEHIFEHFVEAKEIEWDMFRTQVHPWEREQYIQMY
- a CDS encoding SulP family inorganic anion transporter, with the protein product MKNTIKQQWFSNVKGDILSGIVVALALIPEAIAFSIIAGVDPMVGLYASFCIAVIISFVGGRPAMISAATGAMALVMVPLVKDYGLNYLLAATILTGIFQLLFGVCKIARLMKFIPRAVMIGFVNALAILIFSAQVPHFFNINGMTYVFVAVTLVIVYVLPRFVKSIPAPLVAIVVLTAIALFSQADLRTVGDLGTISQTLPSFFLPDVPFSFETLSIIFPYSLALAIVGLLESLMTASIVDDMTDTDSNKNQEARGQGVANIINGFFGGMAGCAMIGQSVINVKSGGRGRLSTFVAGAFLMFLIIVLGDLVVKIPMAVLAGIMIMVSVGTFDWSSFRYIWKAPKGDAAVMLITVAIVVATHDLSKGVIAGVLLSAMIFVAKLSKLKVTEEVDGVKRKFTVEGQLFFASVDTFVGSIQLTGEVQYVKIDLSHAHIWDESAVAAIAKVLAKCKNQGCKVETIGLSSTSKKIQDSLLLLTDDKTSLTA
- a CDS encoding recombinase family protein, with the protein product MIIGYYRPSFEDPEGRQQETELLKIECKVLYREEHSSPKRRVKLEELLAVVGEGDTVVVTSLIDFADSSRQLLELLNQLEAKGTRFISISEGLSTSPGQSYRFQEVLEHLISFQSDVISERTKKGIGEAKEKGVSTGRPRKPDENVKKAIDMYETKTYSLSEIKEKTGISKSTLYRYLER
- the lexA gene encoding transcriptional repressor LexA — its product is MTKLSKRQQDILEYIKSSVKEKGYPPSVREIGEAVGLASSSTVHGHLARLESKGLIRRDPTKPRAIEILDLVEDSIPRHNVVNVPLIGKVTAGQPITAVENVEEYFPLPERMAPADEHIFMLEIMGDSMIEAGILDGDFVIVRQQQTANNGEIVVAMTEEDEATVKRFFKEKDFVRLQPENSSMDPIILRNVSILGKVVGVYRQVH
- the yneA gene encoding cell division suppressor protein YneA: MAGKLWANYSYILVFFGLALVASIYFILQMEDGVSYHSIEVQEGDTLWTIADQYSSDSSMSTDEFIKWVGEQNNLATYTISAGDSLVLPVKKKLGINGDYQYVMNEE
- a CDS encoding YneB family resolvase-like protein, yielding MNAIIYCRVSTKKDTQETSLERQEEELAKLAREYGMQVSSVIRDQASGYDLDRPGVLEMLDLVRDQAIDAVLIQDETRIGRGNAKIALIHCLLKEDVKIISQSQSGELHLSDSDSMVINIVSMVEEYQRKLHNLKIKRGMKRAVANGFRPQKNLKNKGNIEGRERKEVPVEEIVRLRKNELTFAEIAATLRGFGYDVSKATVHRRYKEHMDAVDQA
- a CDS encoding DUF896 domain-containing protein: MLSKEKMNRINELSKKSKSTGLSADEAKEQTRLRKEYLETFRQSMKGTIENTRIFDPDGNEVTPKKIQEIQNKKKH
- the tkt gene encoding transketolase; translation: MFDKTDQLAINTIRTLSIDAIEKANSGHPGMPMGAAPMAYALWTRFMNHNPKNPHWFNRDRFVLSAGHGSMLLYSLLHLSGYDVSMDDLKNFRQWGSKTPGHPEYKHTAGVEATTGPLGQGIAMAVGMAMAERHMAATYNKEGHDIIDHFTYSICGDGDLMEGVSAEAASLAAHLKLGRLVVLYDSNDISLDGELDKSFSESVKGRFESYGWQYVRVEDGNDLDEISKAIEEAQGDTSRPTMIEVKTVIGYGAPNKSGKSAVHGAPLGEDEMKLTKDYYKWTFEQDFHVPDEVYARFEEKIQQVGSEKEEAWAKKFVAYQDALPELSAQLETAIRGDLAEGWDKEIPVYEEGSSLASRASSGDVLNAIAKNLPTFIGGSADLAGSNKTNIKGEADFSAEAYDGRNIWFGVREFAMGAAMNGMALHGGLQVFGGTFFVFSDYLRPAIRLAALMGLPVTYVFTHDSIAVGEDGPTHEPVEQLASLRALPNLSVIRPADGNEVAAAWRLAVESKDQPTMLVLSRQNLPTMKSSADKAYNGVSKGAYVASPAGKEQPDAILIATGSEVGLALDAQKALEKDGINTSVVSMPSWDRFEKQSPEYKESILPKSVKKRLAIEMGSPLGWDRYVGDEGDILAIDGFGASAPGEKVMEEYGFTTNNVVSRIKALLQK
- a CDS encoding GNAT family N-acetyltransferase; translated protein: MEIIYEQQKDRSAFIPLLMLADESEAVVRSYLEDGEVYTFSNAGETVGIMLMVAVDSSTIEIKNMAVVDSARGQGTGRQMIKEMEKKVKNSGYRTILVGTSNSSIGNLIFYQKCGFRFESIKKDFFLAYPEPFYENGIRGLDMVMLKKELG